One region of Labrus mixtus chromosome 1, fLabMix1.1, whole genome shotgun sequence genomic DNA includes:
- the brd7 gene encoding bromodomain-containing protein 7: MGKKHKKHKSEKHGYEEYGERPLKLVLKVSGNEVTTGSSSRETFYDEQPADFDKPKDKKKKKKKDKDRSFVSPEDDRVKKKMTKKKKGQQDPAADEDRERSRTPIRSELDKLEEKEQTPLQEALNQLIRQLQRKDPSAFFSFPVTDLIAPGYSAVIKRPMDFSTMKDKVKKECYQTLDELKVDFRIMCENAMIYNKPETIYHKAARKLLHSGMKILSQERLESLKQSIEFMSGLDPSGKQLGQSKDQGGTGLDQNGERPSTATDSSESSHTPSTPRHDKDSKDEAAKAEKELEEIRKVIEESGGKLSNRMLQSDLDFARRKSDGSTTLAILNPADPSVGDVGYCPVKLGMMSNRLQSGMNSLQGFREDKRNRITPVSYVNYGPFTSYAPTYDSSFANVSKDDSDLIYSSYGEEASMQGSDNLSEFLAKSDDYVYKLADNILDAVTNGEHSKTLKETEQQVVEETNTQAGKDDMEVAEPDGTKSNRPNFLRSAAGLQEAAELSAEALHFQVKLDETTKLLRDLQEAQKERLSTKQPPNMICLLAPTAKELELAEKVTGNLAELTGQVAPCDVSTVYGIRRAMGVALPPGLPESFIDLTTVRETAEPMETMSSCQDTAPIITV, translated from the exons atgggcaagaagcacaaaaaacacaagtccGAAAAACATGGATATGAAG AGTACGGAGAGAGACCATTGAAACTTGTGCTGAAGGTGTCTGGAAACGAAGTGACGACAGGAAGTTCAAGCCGGGAAACTTTTTACGATGAACAGCCAGCGGACTTCGACAAACCaaaggacaagaagaagaagaagaagaaggataaAGACAGGAGTTTTGTTTCTCCTGAGGATGACAGAGTTAAGAAAAAG atgacaaagaagaagaaaggtcaACAAGACCCAGCTGCAGATGAAGACCGGGAACGGAGCAGAACTCCAATCCGGTCAGAGCTGGATAAACTGGAAG AAAAAGAACAGACACCTCTGCAGGAAGCGTTGAACCAACTCATCAGGCAGCTCCAAAG GAAAGACCCCAGTGCGTTCTTCTCGTTCCCGGTCACAGACCTCATTGCTCCTGGCTACTCCGCCGTAATCAAGCGGCCCATGGATTTCAGCACCATGAAGGACAAAGTAAAGAAAGAGTGCTACCAGACGTTGGATGAACTTAAG GTGGATTTCAGGATTATGTGTGAAAACGCCATGATTTACAACAAACCTGAGACCATTTACCACAAAGCAGCTCGGAAACTGTTACACTCAGGAATGAAGATCTTGAGCCAG GAGAGGCTGGAGAGCCTGAAGCAGAGCATAGAATTCATGTCTGGCCTAGATCCCTCTGGCAAACAGCTGGGGCAGTCCAAGGACCAGGGAGGCACCGGCCTGGACCAGAATGGAGAAAGACCCAGCACTGCCACAGACAGCAGCGAGAGCTCTCATACACCCAGCACACCCAG ACACGACAAGGACTCCAAGGACGAAGCAgcaaaggcagagaaagagctTGAGGAAATTCGCAAGGTCATCGAAGAATCTGGAGGAAAGCTGTCCAACAGGATGCTGCAGagtgat TTGGATTTCGCACGACGGAAGTCTGATGGGTCCACCACTCTGGCAATCCTCAACCCAGCAGATCCATCAGTTGGAG ATGTTGGTTACTGTCCTGTAAAACTGGGCATGATGTCCAATCGGCTGCAGAGCGGCATGAACTCCCTGCAGGGCTTCAGGGAGGACAAGAGGAACAGAATCACTCCAG TGTCCTACGTCAACTACGGCCCGTTCACCTCCTATGCCCCCACCTATGACTCCAGCTTTGCCAACGTCAGCAAGGATGACTCTGATCTGATCTACTCATCCTATGGCGAGGAGGCCAGCATGCAGGGCTCAGACAA CTTGTCAGAGTTTTTGGCCAAATCAGACGATTATGTTTACAAACTGGCAGACAATATCCTGGATGCGGTGACAAATGGAGAGCATTCAAAAACCCTCAAGGAGACAGAGCAA CAGGTGGTGGAGGAAACCAATACACAAGCGGGGAAGGATGACATGGAG GTAGCTGAACCTGATGGAACCAAAAGCAACAGGCCCAACTTCCTACGCTCTGCTGCAGGCCTGCAAGAAGCTGCCGAACTCTCTGCGG AGGCTCTGCACTTCCAGGTGAAACTGGACGAGACTACAAAGCTCCTGCGAGACCTGCAGGAAGCTCAGAAAGAGCGTCTGAGCACCAAGCAGCCGCCAAACATGATCTGCCTGCTTGCCCCGACTGCCAAGGAGCTCGAGCTGG ctgagAAGGTGACGGGGAACCTGGCTGAGTTAACAGGTCAGGTGGCCCCGTGTGATGTCAGCACCGTGTACGGCATCAGGAGGGCCATGGGCGTTGCTTTACCTCCGGGACTGCCTGAGTCATTCATTGACCTCACTACAG tgcGGGAGACAGCTGAACCAATGGAGACCATGTCCAGTTGTCAGGATACAGCTCCAATCATCACTGTATGA